A stretch of Candidatus Poribacteria bacterium DNA encodes these proteins:
- a CDS encoding ABC transporter permease, translating to MILKIAFRNTLRQKRRTILTALAMIVGFMLLSVSIGLTDGAYGNIIAMFTRNRIGHIQVHREGYLDKPSLYKTINNASTVGETILSVAGVEAWTPRVYGAGLGSVGEKSTAVQIIGIDVARETEATRFDKKVVEGSTLGEIPAYQAVIGKDLAKVLSARIGSEIVIVSQGADGSIANDLYKIVGIAESGDDITDRVACYLHIEDAQELLVLEGRVHEIVVIVSNINRVDKITSAIETQLNDSTLDVAPWQVVAKSFYHAMRTDQQGDAIARWVIMLIVAIGVLNTVLMSVLERTREYGVLKAVGTKPAQIFWLVVCEVVIIALGSICVGALLGVLANYLLSIYGITYPEEISFGGMKLKTLYAAVNVRCLVIPAMTVMLSATIVSLFPAIKAARIMPANAMRTH from the coding sequence ATGATACTCAAAATTGCGTTTCGTAATACTCTCCGTCAAAAGCGGCGTACAATCCTGACCGCCCTCGCAATGATTGTCGGTTTTATGCTCTTATCGGTAAGCATTGGTTTGACCGACGGCGCGTACGGCAATATTATCGCCATGTTCACACGAAACCGCATCGGACATATTCAAGTGCATCGCGAGGGGTATCTTGATAAACCGTCGCTTTACAAAACGATCAACAACGCTTCTACCGTGGGTGAAACGATTCTGAGTGTTGCAGGCGTTGAAGCATGGACACCGCGTGTCTACGGTGCCGGACTCGGTTCCGTAGGTGAAAAGAGTACGGCTGTGCAAATTATCGGGATTGACGTTGCACGCGAAACCGAAGCAACCCGTTTTGATAAAAAAGTCGTTGAAGGCAGCACACTCGGAGAAATACCAGCATATCAGGCTGTTATTGGGAAAGACTTGGCGAAAGTTCTTTCTGCAAGGATTGGTAGTGAGATTGTAATTGTTTCGCAAGGTGCTGACGGTTCGATTGCGAATGACCTATATAAGATTGTCGGTATCGCAGAGAGTGGTGACGACATAACAGATCGCGTCGCGTGTTATCTACACATTGAAGATGCGCAAGAATTGCTTGTGCTTGAGGGACGCGTCCACGAGATTGTCGTGATTGTGTCAAACATCAACCGGGTTGATAAAATTACAAGCGCAATCGAAACACAACTCAATGATTCAACGCTTGATGTTGCACCATGGCAGGTGGTCGCCAAATCCTTTTATCACGCCATGCGCACCGATCAACAAGGGGATGCCATTGCTCGCTGGGTGATTATGCTGATTGTCGCTATCGGTGTTCTCAATACGGTGTTAATGTCGGTGTTAGAGCGGACGCGTGAATACGGCGTGCTGAAGGCGGTCGGGACAAAACCGGCGCAAATCTTCTGGCTCGTCGTTTGCGAAGTCGTCATCATAGCACTTGGAAGCATCTGTGTTGGGGCACTCCTTGGAGTTTTAGCCAATTATCTGCTATCTATATACGGTATCACATATCCCGAGGAAATTAGTTTCGGCGGTATGAAACTCAAGACGTTGTACGCTGCAGTCAACGTCCGGTGTCTGGTTATTCCTGCTATGACTGTTATGCTATCAGCGACAATTGTGAGTCTATTTCCTGCAATAAAAGCGGCTCGGATTATGCCCGCAAACGCGATGCGGACACACTAA
- a CDS encoding outer membrane lipoprotein-sorting protein, whose translation MAKLKNKTQNKSRSLGVWLLFVLTVPLCIFVRADEHVPDVETVVKKIDQLYRSETSHAEMEMQIVTPHWERTLAMTVWTRGMDKTFIRITAPKKEQGVATLRIGNEMWNYLPKTNKTMKIPPSMMMGSWMGSDFTNDDLVRESSMLDDYTYQYVTPEDAAPDHLYVQLIPKDDSPIVWGKIVAAVQSKDYIPVWQRFYDEKGNLMRVMNFKEIKTFGDKIAPSVMEMIPQNKEGHKTVVRWLNATFDSDIDDKIFTRRNLQRRR comes from the coding sequence ATGGCGAAATTGAAAAATAAAACACAGAACAAATCGCGAAGTTTGGGGGTATGGCTTTTGTTTGTGTTGACTGTGCCCTTATGTATATTCGTGCGAGCCGATGAACACGTTCCAGATGTTGAAACCGTTGTCAAAAAAATAGATCAGCTCTATCGGAGTGAGACGAGCCATGCCGAAATGGAGATGCAAATTGTCACACCGCATTGGGAACGCACCCTCGCGATGACAGTCTGGACGAGAGGGATGGACAAAACTTTTATCCGAATTACCGCACCGAAAAAGGAACAAGGGGTCGCGACACTACGTATCGGCAATGAGATGTGGAACTACCTACCGAAGACGAACAAAACAATGAAGATCCCACCGTCGATGATGATGGGGTCGTGGATGGGTTCCGATTTCACGAATGACGACTTGGTCCGGGAGTCGTCGATGCTCGACGATTACACCTATCAGTACGTTACACCAGAAGACGCAGCTCCAGATCATCTCTATGTCCAACTCATACCGAAGGACGATTCTCCGATTGTTTGGGGAAAGATTGTTGCGGCAGTACAATCCAAGGATTATATACCGGTGTGGCAGCGGTTCTATGATGAAAAAGGTAACTTGATGCGGGTGATGAATTTCAAGGAAATCAAGACCTTTGGTGACAAAATCGCACCCTCTGTGATGGAGATGATTCCGCAGAACAAAGAGGGACATAAAACGGTTGTCCGGTGGTTGAACGCAACATTCGATTCAGACATCGACGATAAAATCTTCACACGCCGAAACCTACAGAGAAGAAGATAG
- a CDS encoding Eco57I restriction-modification methylase domain-containing protein: MPQTHIRADVQRALSQFTNGELHENAIHLLKVLGYQSQRTLNRDTSTTEAFLEDFDPDNLINPEKALLHEWQTADFLFQLTADEIRQHTQETFTFNEDPGVDESIYQSYLFLAIRLKGDTYSRTALANITREINKLYAIPAMLIFQYGHALTFSIINRRPSQRDAALDVLEKVTLIKDIDVVNPHRAHLDILAELSLDALYQQHGFTNFLELHQAWQRTLDTSELNRRFFKEIADWYFWAVEKVTFPHDKGGQGGSADAGDDVAVRNATCIIRLITRLIFVWFLKEKGLVPSTLFDEDDIAALLADVDPQEGTYYKAILQNLFFATLNQEMNPPNKRGRGVPRKFRGEGRQHYNITSLYRYKRYFKDPEAALHLFETIPFLNGGLFECLDKPAPDDAKTILRIDGFSDREDNPLSVPNELFFSEPQAVNLNAVYDTKNSRYTVRGLIHILNRYKFTIAENTPIEQEIALDPELLGQVFENLLAAYNPETGTTARKQTGSFYTPREVVNYMVDESLIAYLQNTVRSRAIHCPSETKLRHLLTYNDEPHPFTDTETEQLITAIDTLKILDPACGSGAFPMGILHKLVFLLSKLDPRNAQWRQRQIDRVQNTITEAEKIDDSVIRESTIDELEGEIENINEAFERNELDYGRKLYLIENCIYGVDIQPIATQIAKLRFFISLIVEQKIDDTRENRGVRPLPNLETKFVAANTLLGVEKPAQMTFRNPEIDSKEKALEEVRRRHFTARTPRTKDRYRQQDATLRAEISALLQQDGFPSETTEKIAGWDPYDQNAAADFFDPEWMFGITDGFDVVIGNPPYVRQEKIKDLKPTLKKRYACYTGAADLYVYFYERGLQLLNTSGIHTFICSNSWLDVNYGAPLQKYLLDNTTGAVICHSEAEREFESADINTIVSILHNGTPDADSQIRFLTFKTFIGDPDIENRRERTRTYTELAQAGTRENKYTGDKWGGKYLRAPDIYWTLLEKGKDKLVRLGDVAEVRFGIKTGANDFFYLDAERIQEWGIASEFLKPVIKSPRECKSIRVDPSELQFKLFMCHADRAALAGTAALKYIECGESQGYHQRPSCRGRPRWWDLGKWDFADLLWIETMHESFKVHRNAPSIYESDKFYGIKFQGNIDTLTVLLNSTPVMLFKLLSGFHSLGGGGLKTAVYEVKDFHILQPELVAFNEDLVNTLIQREIGTIQEDVEHPNRRALDAIIFDALDLTQGERDGVYEAVVNLVESRLRKARSLKGK; the protein is encoded by the coding sequence ATGCCGCAAACACATATCAGAGCCGATGTCCAACGCGCCCTAAGTCAATTCACAAACGGCGAACTCCACGAAAACGCAATCCACCTCCTCAAGGTGTTAGGCTACCAAAGCCAACGCACACTCAACCGCGATACCAGCACAACCGAGGCATTTCTTGAAGATTTTGATCCTGACAACCTCATAAATCCAGAAAAAGCCTTACTGCACGAATGGCAGACGGCTGATTTCCTCTTCCAACTCACCGCTGACGAAATCAGACAACACACGCAAGAGACGTTCACCTTCAATGAGGATCCAGGCGTTGACGAAAGTATTTATCAATCCTACCTGTTTCTCGCTATCAGACTTAAAGGAGACACCTATTCCCGCACCGCACTCGCCAATATCACCCGCGAAATCAACAAGCTCTACGCCATACCTGCGATGCTAATCTTTCAATACGGACACGCGTTGACCTTTTCCATTATCAACCGCAGACCGAGTCAACGCGACGCTGCCCTTGATGTGCTTGAGAAAGTGACACTCATCAAGGACATTGACGTTGTGAATCCGCACCGCGCCCATCTTGACATCTTGGCAGAATTGTCGCTGGATGCCCTCTATCAGCAGCATGGGTTTACGAACTTCCTCGAACTCCATCAGGCGTGGCAGCGGACGTTGGACACCTCCGAACTCAACAGACGCTTCTTCAAAGAGATCGCCGATTGGTATTTCTGGGCAGTGGAGAAGGTGACATTCCCCCATGATAAGGGGGGACAGGGGGGTTCAGCCGATGCGGGTGACGATGTAGCTGTCCGCAATGCCACATGCATTATCCGCCTGATTACGCGGCTCATCTTCGTCTGGTTTCTCAAGGAGAAAGGACTTGTCCCGAGCACACTCTTTGATGAAGACGACATCGCGGCACTGCTCGCGGACGTTGACCCACAGGAAGGCACCTACTACAAAGCAATCCTTCAAAACCTGTTTTTCGCAACGTTGAATCAGGAGATGAACCCCCCTAATAAGAGGGGCAGGGGGGTTCCCCGCAAGTTCCGAGGCGAGGGACGGCAGCACTATAACATCACATCGCTGTATCGCTACAAACGCTATTTCAAGGATCCGGAGGCAGCACTTCACTTGTTTGAGACGATTCCGTTCCTCAACGGTGGTTTGTTTGAGTGCCTTGACAAACCCGCCCCGGACGACGCAAAAACGATCCTGCGAATCGACGGTTTCTCCGACAGAGAGGACAACCCGCTTTCGGTTCCAAATGAACTCTTCTTCTCCGAACCGCAAGCGGTCAATCTCAACGCCGTCTATGACACGAAAAATAGTCGATATACTGTGCGCGGTTTAATCCACATCCTCAACCGCTACAAATTCACCATCGCTGAGAACACACCGATAGAACAAGAAATCGCCCTGGATCCTGAACTGCTCGGACAGGTGTTTGAAAACCTGCTTGCAGCGTATAACCCCGAAACCGGCACGACTGCACGTAAACAGACAGGTTCCTTCTATACCCCGCGCGAGGTCGTCAACTATATGGTAGACGAATCCTTGATTGCTTATCTCCAAAACACAGTTCGCAGTAGGGCAATTCATTGCCCGTCAGAAACCAAACTTCGACACCTTCTTACCTACAACGACGAACCGCACCCATTCACCGATACCGAAACCGAGCAGCTCATCACCGCGATTGACACACTCAAAATCCTTGACCCAGCGTGCGGTTCCGGTGCCTTCCCGATGGGTATCCTCCACAAACTCGTCTTTCTGCTCAGCAAACTCGACCCTCGCAACGCACAGTGGCGACAACGGCAAATCGATAGGGTTCAAAACACCATCACAGAAGCAGAGAAAATCGACGACAGTGTTATCCGAGAAAGCACGATTGACGAATTAGAAGGCGAAATTGAAAACATCAACGAGGCGTTTGAACGCAACGAACTCGACTACGGCAGAAAACTCTATCTCATAGAGAACTGCATCTATGGTGTAGACATCCAACCCATCGCCACACAGATCGCCAAACTCCGCTTCTTTATCTCGCTGATTGTGGAGCAGAAAATCGACGATACGCGTGAAAATCGCGGCGTGCGTCCGTTGCCGAACCTTGAGACGAAGTTTGTCGCAGCCAATACACTCCTCGGTGTGGAGAAACCCGCACAGATGACCTTTCGCAACCCAGAGATAGACAGCAAAGAGAAGGCATTGGAAGAGGTCCGTCGCCGACATTTCACTGCTCGAACACCCAGAACCAAAGACCGATACAGACAACAGGATGCAACACTTCGCGCCGAGATTAGCGCGTTGCTGCAACAGGACGGGTTTCCGAGTGAGACAACGGAGAAGATTGCGGGGTGGGATCCTTACGACCAGAACGCTGCAGCGGATTTCTTTGATCCCGAATGGATGTTCGGTATCACAGACGGATTCGATGTCGTGATTGGCAATCCACCGTATGTCCGTCAAGAGAAAATCAAGGATCTCAAACCCACGTTGAAAAAACGCTATGCCTGTTACACAGGTGCCGCAGACCTCTACGTCTATTTCTATGAGCGCGGCCTGCAATTGCTGAATACAAGTGGCATCCATACCTTTATCTGTTCTAACAGCTGGCTGGATGTCAACTACGGCGCGCCGTTACAGAAGTATCTATTGGACAACACCACAGGTGCAGTTATCTGCCACAGTGAAGCGGAGCGTGAGTTTGAGAGTGCGGACATCAATACGATCGTAAGTATTCTCCACAACGGCACCCCCGATGCAGATTCTCAGATCCGTTTTCTAACCTTCAAAACGTTCATCGGCGACCCAGATATAGAGAACCGTCGGGAGCGGACGCGCACCTATACCGAGTTGGCACAAGCAGGCACGCGTGAAAACAAATACACCGGTGACAAGTGGGGTGGGAAATATCTCCGCGCCCCCGACATCTATTGGACGCTTCTGGAGAAAGGGAAAGATAAACTGGTACGCCTCGGAGACGTTGCGGAGGTACGTTTTGGCATCAAAACAGGTGCCAATGACTTTTTCTATCTTGATGCGGAACGGATTCAGGAATGGGGCATTGCGTCGGAATTTCTGAAACCTGTCATCAAGAGTCCGCGAGAATGCAAAAGCATCCGTGTAGACCCAAGCGAGTTGCAATTCAAGTTGTTTATGTGCCATGCGGACAGAGCGGCATTAGCAGGCACAGCAGCGTTGAAATACATTGAATGCGGTGAGTCGCAAGGGTATCATCAAAGACCGAGTTGCAGAGGACGGCCGCGCTGGTGGGATTTGGGTAAATGGGATTTTGCCGATTTGCTTTGGATTGAAACGATGCATGAGTCCTTTAAGGTTCATCGAAATGCACCATCTATCTATGAAAGTGACAAGTTTTATGGGATTAAATTTCAGGGTAACATTGACACCTTAACAGTTTTGCTCAATTCAACCCCTGTAATGCTTTTCAAACTTCTTTCGGGTTTCCATTCACTTGGAGGTGGAGGATTGAAAACTGCTGTTTATGAGGTTAAAGACTTTCACATTCTACAACCCGAATTGGTGGCATTCAATGAGGATTTGGTAAATACACTGATTCAGAGAGAAATCGGTACTATTCAAGAGGATGTTGAGCACCCAAACCGCCGCGCCCTTGACGCAATCATCTTTGATGCCCTCGATCTCACGCAAGGTGAACGGGATGGCGTGTATGAAGCGGTTGTGAATCTGGTGGAATCTCGCTTGCGGAAGGCGCGGAGTTTGAAAGGGAAATAG
- a CDS encoding tetratricopeptide repeat protein, whose protein sequence is MSKTLQGFITYSHEDTAQKDTLRKRLFVMEQNNELGTWDDGQLTPGDKALQEDILKKVADSDLLLYLVSAASLASKNCNKELGEALKQKIRVIPIILEHCDWLNHQLSGFEVLPHKGKPISKWEDPSEGWQNVVDGIRKAVDEMQAQAKSTSENVQNRRLAGWVLQQGNFLLMLKQINMAIEAYSHAIDLNPDNADAYINRGAAYIKGGKHDLAIENCNKAIQLRPNYALTYNNRGVAYDEKCEHDRAISDYDKAIELKPNYADAYNNRGNVYKAKRLYDRAISDYDKAIELKPNYADAYNNRGNVYKAKRLYDRAISDYDKAIELKPNYADAYYNRGIAHNVKDEHNLAIKNYNKTIQINSRHAGAYNNRGRIYIEKGDYDRAIEDYTKAVELNPNRAEIYYNRGIAYERRGNYGLAIKDSTKAIELKPDLVDAYHNRGMAYNKKGNYKHAIKDYNKAIELNPNSDMTYYNRGNVYGDIGDYDRAIKDHTKAIELKPDLASAYINRGNAYSNISDYDRAIKDHTKAIELKPDLASAYNNRGVAYGKKDEIDFAIKDYTKAIELNPNRDITYYNRGVVWLHLQEWEKAKADLIAAKKKGMDIIPAFRDSYKNVEAFEKGHRVKLPEDISLMLTQRRRDRYPKMQKVLDADGNPIESPNVVNLREQLRNAGTPLGKYVKSKPAFGINTAPTEAFVVDKATRDKLIATDPSSADILKPFLHGQDLRRWHVDTPQQWLIFAHRGIEINDYPAILKHLEKYQETLSKRKGKQKWYELPVSLGDIERFAQPKLVCPDTYNHQTFAVDTASYYYGKTSYLIPTEEMWLCGLLNSRTVEWFYSQVSNQLTIDPLRARSGYIQQIPIPDITPVHKALIAKIVDYLIYLQQQPTTNSKDLRHARDAIMLGYFERVIDGLVYESYLPEDLHKGDKHFFQPLLDEQLPSYEEIQGDKMIMLRDIFELLYERTHLVRRNLYYLDSVKAVRIIEGKI, encoded by the coding sequence ATGAGCAAAACGTTACAGGGATTCATTACTTACTCACATGAAGATACAGCGCAAAAAGATACATTACGAAAACGTCTTTTTGTGATGGAGCAAAATAACGAGTTAGGGACATGGGACGATGGTCAACTTACTCCAGGCGATAAAGCACTTCAGGAGGATATCCTCAAAAAGGTTGCTGATTCGGACTTGCTCTTATACCTTGTTTCTGCGGCGAGCCTCGCTTCTAAAAACTGCAACAAGGAATTAGGAGAAGCATTAAAGCAAAAAATAAGAGTTATCCCGATTATTCTTGAGCATTGTGATTGGCTCAACCACCAACTCAGTGGTTTTGAAGTCCTTCCTCACAAAGGTAAACCTATTAGCAAATGGGAGGATCCGAGTGAAGGATGGCAAAATGTGGTAGATGGTATCCGAAAGGCCGTTGATGAAATGCAGGCTCAGGCAAAATCCACATCTGAAAATGTCCAGAACAGACGACTAGCCGGATGGGTTCTTCAACAGGGTAATTTCCTACTGATGCTAAAGCAAATTAATATGGCAATAGAAGCCTATTCACATGCTATTGATCTCAATCCAGATAATGCGGATGCCTATATTAATCGCGGTGCTGCTTATATCAAAGGGGGCAAACACGACCTTGCTATTGAAAACTGTAACAAAGCGATACAGTTGCGCCCCAATTATGCCTTAACCTATAACAATCGCGGGGTGGCTTATGATGAGAAGTGTGAACATGATCGTGCTATTTCAGATTATGATAAAGCGATAGAACTCAAACCTAATTACGCCGACGCCTATAATAATCGCGGTAATGTCTACAAGGCAAAACGCCTGTATGATCGTGCTATTTCAGATTATGATAAAGCGATAGAACTCAAACCTAATTACGCCGACGCCTATAATAATCGCGGTAATGTCTACAAGGCAAAACGCCTGTATGATCGTGCTATTTCAGATTATGATAAAGCGATAGAACTCAAACCTAATTACGCCGACGCCTATTACAATCGTGGGATTGCCCACAACGTAAAAGACGAACATAATCTTGCTATCAAAAACTACAACAAAACAATACAAATTAATTCTAGGCATGCTGGAGCTTATAACAATCGTGGCAGAATCTACATCGAAAAAGGCGATTATGACCGTGCCATCGAAGACTATACCAAAGCAGTAGAACTAAATCCTAATAGAGCGGAGATATATTATAATCGTGGGATTGCTTATGAAAGAAGAGGCAACTACGGTCTTGCAATAAAAGACTCTACCAAAGCAATAGAACTGAAGCCAGATCTCGTTGACGCGTATCATAATCGAGGGATGGCTTACAATAAAAAAGGCAATTATAAGCACGCTATCAAAGACTACAATAAGGCAATAGAACTAAATCCTAATAGCGATATGACCTATTATAACCGTGGCAATGTTTATGGTGATATAGGTGATTATGACCGTGCCATCAAAGACCATACCAAAGCAATAGAACTGAAGCCAGATCTCGCTAGTGCCTACATCAATCGCGGCAATGCTTATAGCAATATAAGCGATTATGACCGTGCCATCAAAGACCATACCAAAGCAATAGAACTGAAGCCAGATCTCGCTAGTGCCTACAATAACCGTGGGGTGGCTTATGGCAAAAAAGATGAGATTGATTTTGCCATCAAAGACTATACCAAAGCGATAGAATTAAATCCCAATCGTGATATAACCTATTACAATCGTGGGGTAGTATGGTTACACTTACAAGAATGGGAAAAAGCCAAAGCTGATTTGATTGCTGCGAAGAAAAAGGGTATGGATATCATTCCCGCATTTCGTGATAGCTACAAAAACGTTGAGGCATTTGAAAAAGGTCACCGTGTAAAACTACCGGAAGACATTTCCCTTATGCTGACACAACGTCGGCGAGATCGCTATCCGAAGATGCAAAAAGTGTTGGATGCCGATGGAAATCCGATTGAATCGCCGAATGTGGTGAATTTACGTGAGCAACTTCGGAACGCTGGTACGCCGTTAGGTAAGTATGTCAAATCAAAACCCGCTTTCGGCATCAACACGGCACCCACAGAAGCGTTCGTTGTAGACAAAGCAACGCGGGATAAACTCATTGCTACTGATCCTTCATCTGCTGATATTTTGAAACCGTTTTTACACGGACAAGATTTAAGGCGTTGGCATGTTGACACGCCTCAGCAGTGGCTCATCTTTGCCCACCGTGGCATAGAGATAAACGACTATCCGGCAATCCTAAAGCACTTGGAAAAATATCAAGAAACTCTGAGCAAACGGAAAGGCAAACAGAAATGGTATGAGCTGCCGGTATCTCTCGGTGATATAGAGCGTTTTGCACAACCGAAACTCGTCTGTCCAGACACCTATAACCATCAGACTTTCGCTGTTGATACTGCCAGTTATTATTACGGCAAGACCTCTTATCTTATCCCAACTGAAGAAATGTGGCTCTGCGGTCTCCTCAATTCTCGGACTGTGGAGTGGTTTTATTCGCAGGTGTCGAACCAATTGACGATTGATCCGCTTCGGGCGCGGAGTGGGTATATCCAACAGATTCCGATTCCCGACATCACGCCAGTCCACAAAGCACTCATCGCTAAGATCGTTGATTATCTGATCTATCTACAGCAGCAACCGACAACAAACAGCAAAGATCTGAGACACGCTCGTGACGCTATAATGCTCGGATATTTTGAGCGGGTTATTGATGGCTTAGTTTATGAGTCTTATCTGCCCGAAGATCTTCATAAAGGGGACAAACATTTTTTCCAACCGTTGTTGGACGAGCAGTTGCCTTCGTACGAGGAAATTCAGGGTGATAAAATGATTATGTTACGAGACATTTTTGAGCTGCTATATGAAAGAACACATCTTGTCCGGCGTAACCTTTATTATCTGGATAGTGTAAAAGCAGTTCGTATCATTGAGGGTAAAATTTGA
- a CDS encoding AAA family ATPase — MRLTNIEIKNFRAFPKSYQIDLYNAGKNLLVYGENGSGKSSLYLALKYFFESGVDADKEENKNTEFENHQNIFTEDPGYVKLCFRSESRLEKDTYEWSRDTKETTDELIIEVSKAKGFLDYKSLLETHYIHRESETVNLFNLLVKTLLADTANPLTNRTLADDWSEIQPPYPRRRDAKNKIADLERRIVNFNRELANRLTELTPKVSEILEKFGYNIEPNFDFQGVTYNQNKKELENQEILLEVDFFNENIRSHHLFLNEAKLSAIAISVYLSSILLLPDPKSGLRILALDDVLIGLDMSNRFPVLDILEEYFKDYQIFLTTYDKAWYEIAKQRTDQKDWKYTEFYFKATTEYEIPVCKEDIPYLGKAREYLDANDYKACAIYVRTAFEEIIKRFCDKRNLKVRYCENPKELTTKDFWEVITTQEKRSPIYPEQNILLLDQKLVDEIESAQKFILNELSHATFVNIYRKELEDAIDAVEQLEAALA, encoded by the coding sequence TTGAGATTAACTAATATTGAGATTAAAAACTTCAGAGCTTTTCCGAAATCCTATCAAATTGACCTGTACAATGCTGGAAAAAATTTATTAGTTTACGGAGAAAATGGGAGCGGGAAATCGTCGTTGTATCTCGCTTTAAAGTATTTTTTTGAATCTGGTGTAGACGCAGATAAAGAGGAGAACAAAAATACTGAGTTTGAAAATCATCAGAATATTTTTACCGAGGATCCTGGTTATGTCAAACTTTGTTTCCGTTCAGAGTCACGATTAGAGAAAGACACCTACGAGTGGTCGAGAGACACTAAAGAGACGACTGATGAACTGATCATCGAAGTCTCAAAAGCAAAGGGATTTCTTGACTATAAGTCACTGTTGGAGACTCACTATATTCATCGTGAAAGCGAAACAGTGAATTTGTTCAATTTGTTGGTTAAAACGTTGTTAGCAGACACTGCCAATCCCTTAACAAACAGAACTCTTGCTGATGATTGGAGTGAAATTCAGCCACCCTATCCACGCAGAAGAGATGCAAAAAACAAAATTGCAGACCTTGAGAGACGGATAGTCAATTTCAACAGAGAATTAGCGAACCGATTAACAGAACTCACTCCGAAGGTGTCTGAAATTCTTGAGAAGTTCGGATACAACATTGAACCCAACTTTGATTTTCAGGGAGTTACATACAATCAAAATAAGAAAGAACTTGAAAATCAAGAGATTCTCTTAGAAGTTGATTTTTTTAACGAAAATATCCGATCACATCATCTCTTTCTCAATGAGGCGAAGTTGTCAGCAATTGCAATTTCCGTCTATCTCTCATCAATTCTCCTTCTGCCGGACCCAAAAAGCGGACTGAGGATTCTCGCACTTGATGACGTACTCATCGGATTGGATATGTCTAATCGCTTCCCAGTACTGGATATTCTTGAGGAATATTTCAAAGATTACCAAATTTTTTTGACGACTTACGATAAAGCATGGTATGAAATTGCCAAGCAACGCACGGATCAAAAGGATTGGAAATACACCGAATTCTATTTCAAGGCAACCACCGAATACGAAATACCAGTCTGTAAGGAAGATATCCCGTATCTGGGAAAAGCGAGAGAATATCTTGATGCCAACGACTACAAAGCCTGTGCAATTTACGTCCGTACGGCTTTTGAGGAGATAATCAAGCGATTTTGTGACAAAAGGAATCTGAAGGTCAGGTACTGTGAGAACCCGAAAGAATTAACAACCAAAGATTTCTGGGAAGTAATAACAACTCAGGAAAAAAGAAGTCCTATCTATCCAGAACAAAATATTCTTCTTTTGGATCAAAAACTTGTTGATGAGATTGAATCGGCTCAAAAATTTATCCTAAACGAACTCAGTCACGCTACCTTTGTGAACATCTACAGAAAAGAACTTGAGGATGCCATTGATGCTGTAGAACAACTTGAAGCAGCATTAGCATAG